The Streptomyces sp. HUAS MG91 sequence CCGTCGAGGGGCCCGAGGCCGTCGGGGTCGTGCTCAAGGAGGCGTCGCGGCTCGACGTGCCCGTCCACCGGATCAGTCAGGGCAGCGGCATCTGGATGCTGCGCGACGCCGAGATCGTGGAGATGGTCGAGGCGACCGCCGAGCGCGACATCGAGCTGTGCCTGTTCACCGGGCCGCGCGGCACCTGGGACACCGGTGCCTCCGTGCGCACCGACTCCGGCGGCGCGGGACTGCGCGCCCGGGGCCATGACGCCGTCGCCGGATGTGTCGAAGACGCCGTACGGGCAACGGAGTTGGGCGTCAAGTGCCTGCTCGTCGCCGACGAGGGCGTGCTGTGGACGCTGCACCGGGCGCGCACCGGGGGGATCATCCCCGCCGACACCACCCTCAAGGTGTCGGCGCTCGTCGGGCCCGTGAACCCGGCCTCGTACGCCGTGTACGAGCGGCTCGGCGCCGACTCGCTGAACGTGCCGTCCGATCTGACGCTCGCTCATCTCACCGAGATCCGCCGGGTGTCGGCCGCCCCGATGGACATGTACGTGGAGGCCCCGGACGACCTCGGCGGCTATGTGCGGATGTACGAGATCGCCGAACTGGTGCGCCGAGGTGCGCCGCTGTACCTGAAGTTCGGTCTCGCGAAGGCGCCCGCGATCTATCCGTACGGCGCCCAGCTGCGCGACGTCACCCTCGACACGGCCCGCGAGCGGGTGCGCCGGGGACGGCTCGCGCTCGATCTGCTCGCCCGGCACGGCGCCGACGGAGGCATGTCCCCGCTCGGCTCGCGGCTGCCCGGCGATCTCCGGCGGTTCGACACCAGTCAATAACGTTCCGGAAACACAACTTCACAGCACACAACACAGCCGCGCACAATCCGACACACCTTTTCTCGGTCAACACCCCTTCCCCGTACGCCACTTCGCAGCACCGCCGACCGACCTCGCACCCACACATCAAGGATGATGACCATGCGAAACCGCCGAGCCGCACTCAGCGCGATAGCCGCGGGCGCCACGCTCGCCCTGACCCTCTCCGCCTGCGGCCAGGACAGCGAGGGCGGCAGCAAGGAGGACAAGGGCAGCGCCAAGGGATCCACCGTCGGCATCGCGATGCCGACCAAGTCGTCCGAGCGCTGGATCGCTGACGGGAACAACGTTGTCAAATCCCTGAAGGCCAAGGGCTACAAGACCCAGCTCGTCTTCGGCGAGGACGACCCCGACCAGCAGGTCTCGCAGATCGAGAACATGATCACGCAGGGTGTCTCGGCGCTGATCATCGCGGCGATCGACAACAAGTCGCTGGGCAACGTCCTCCAGGAGGCGGCCGACGCGCACATCCCGGTGATCGCGTACGACCGGCTGATCCTGGACTCCAAGAACGTCGACTACTACGCGACGTTCGACAACGAGAAGGTCGGCGAGCTCCAGGCCACCTCGCTCGTCGACAAGCTGGGCCTGTCGAACGGCAAGAAGGGCCCGTTCAACCTGGAGCTGTTCGCCGGCTCCAACGACGACAACAACACCAAGTACTTCTTCAACGGCGCGATGACGGTCCTCCAGCCCTACATCGACAAGAAGCAGCTGGTCATCCGGTCCAAGCAGACCAAGCTCAACCAGGTCACCACGCTGCGCTGGGACGGCGCCACCGCGCAGAAGCGCATGGACGACATCCTGACGTCGAAGTACTCCAGCGACCGGGTCGACGCGGTGCTCTCCCCGTACGACGGCATCTCCATCGGCATCATCTCCGCGCTGAAGTCCGACGGCTACGGCTCGAAGTCCAAGCCGCTGCCCGCCGTCTCCGGCCAGGACGCCGAGGTCGCCTCGGTGAAGTCGATCATCGCGGGCGAGCAGTACTCGACGGTCTACAAGGACACGCGGCAGCTCGCCAAGGAGGCCGTGACCATGGTCGACGACGTGCTCAACGACAAGAAGCCGCAGACCAACGACAACAAGACGTACGACAACGGCGCCAAGGTCGTCCCGTCGTTCCTGCTCCAGCCGGTCGCCGTCACCAAGGACAACTACGAGAAGACCCTCATCGACGGCGGCTACTACACCAAGAAGGACCTGGGGCTGAAGTAGACGACCAGAAGCCCCAGTTGACCGCCTCCGCACACTAGATGAAGGGCACGACCATGGCGGGACCCGTCCTGGAAATGCGCTCGATCGTCAAGACCTTCCCGGGCGTCAAGGCGCTGTCGGACGTCTCCCTGAGCGTCCGCGCGGGCGAGGTCCACGCCATCTGCGGGGAGAACGGCGCCGGGAAGTCCACCTTGATGAAGGTGCTCTCCGGCGTCCACCCGCACGGAAGTTACGACGGGGAGATCCTCTTCGAGGGTGAGCCCTGCCGGTTCAAGGACATCAACGCCAGCGAGAAGCGCGGCATCGTCATCATCCACCAGGAGCTGGCCCTGGTCCCGTACCTGTCGATCGCCGAGAACATGTTCCTCGGCAACGAGCACGCCTCGCGCGGCCTCATCGACTGGCACGAGACCCTCGGGCACGCCACGCGCCAGCTGCGCCGGGTGGGCCTGGACGAGAACCCCAACACCGCCGTCGCCGACATCGGGGTGGGCAAGCAGCAGCTCGTGGAGATCGCCAAGGCGCTCTCCAAGGAGGTGAAGCTGCTCATCCTCGACGAGCCGACGGCCGCGCTGAACGACGAGGACTCCGACAAACTCCTGGACCTGATCCTGGAGTTGAAGAACCAGGGCATCACCTCGATCATCATCTCGCACAAGCTCAACGAGATCCGCAAGGTCGCCGACTCGGTGACGATCCTGCGGGACGGGCGCACCGTCGAGACGCTGGACGTGAAGGCCGCCGGGACCACCGAGGACCGGATCATCTCCGGGATGGTCGGCCGCGACCTCGACAACCGCTTCCCCGACCGCACCCCGCACCACGCCGAGGCCGGCGCCGCGCCCGCCCTGGAGATCCGCAACTGGACGGTGCACCACCCCATCGACCGCGAGCGCAAGGTCGTCGACGACGTCTCGCTGCACGTGCGCCGGGGCGAGATCGTCGGCATCGCGGGGCTGATGGGCGCGGGCCGCACCGAGCTGGCGATGAGCGTCTTCGGGCGCGCCTACGGCCGGTACACGGGCGGCACGGTCCTCAAGGACGGCCGGGAGATCCGCACCCGTACGGTCTCCGACGCGGTCGGCCACGGGATCGCGTACGCCACCGAGGACCGCAAGCACTACGGCCTCAACCTCATCGACACCATCAACCGCAACATCTCCCTGGCGGCGCTCGGCAAGGTCGCCACGCGCGGCATCGTCGACGAGCACGGGGAGCGGCAGGTCGCCGAGGAGTACCGGAAGTCGATGAACATCAAGGCCCCGACGGTCTTCGAACCGGCGGGCAAGCTGTCGGGCGGCAACCAGCAGAAGGTCGTCCTCAGCAAGTGGATCTTCGCGGGCCCGGAGATCCTCATCCTCGACGAGCCGACCCGCGGGATCGACGTCGGTGCCAAGTACGAGATCTACACGGTCATCGACAAGCTGGCCGCCCAGGGCAAGGCGGTCGTCTTCATCTCCTCCGAGCTGCCCGAGCTGCTCGGCATGTGCGACCGCATCTACACGATGGCCGCGGGCCGCCTGACCGGCGAGGTGCCGCGTGCCGAGGCGACGCAGGAATCGCTGATGCGCCTGATGACGAAGGACAAAGAGGTAGCGCGATGAGCAACGTGACGAAGAACCCGGCGGCGGCCCCGCCGGGCAGGGACGAGCCCTCGGGCGCCGAGGGCGGTCTCGTCGGCCTGGTCGTGGACGGGCTGCGCCGCAACATGCGCCAGTACGGCATGCTGATCGCGCTCGGCCTGCTCATCGCGGTGTTCGCCGTGTGGACCGACGGCACGCTGATCACCCCGCACAACGTCTCCAACCTGGTCCTGCAGAACTCGTACGTGCTGATCCTGGCGATCGGCATGATGCTGGTGATCATCGCGGGCCACATCGACCTGTCCGTCGGGTCGCTGACGGCGTTCGTCGGGTCGACGGCCGCGGTGCTGATGGTCAACAACGACGTCTCCTGGCCGATCGCCCTGATCGTGTGCCTGGTGATGGGCGGCGCGGCCGGTGCCGTCCAGGGCTATCTGATCGCGTACGGCGGCATACCGTCGTTCATCGTGACGCTGGCCGGGATGCTGGTGTGGCGCGGGCTCACCGAGATCCTGCTCAAGGGGCAGACCCTGGGCCCGTTCCCGTCCCACATCGGCGACCTGGGCAACGGCTTCCTCCCCGAGGTCGGCCCGGACACCAACTACCACAACCTGACGCTGCTGTTCGGCATCCTGCTCGCCGCCTCGGTGGCCTGGCAGGAGGTGCGCGACCGGCGCAGACAGCGGGAGTTCTCGCTCGACGTGGTGCCCCGCAACCTCTTCGTCCTGAAGCTGGTCGCGATCGTCGCGGCGATCGCCGTCGTCACGCTGCTGCTCGCCAGCTACAAGGGCGTGCCGATCGTGCTGCTGATCCTCGGCGTGCTGGTCGTCGGCTACGGCTACCTGATGCGCAACTCCGTCTTCGGCCGCCACATCTACGCCATCGGCGGCAACCTGCCCGCGGCCAAGCTCTCCGGCGTCAAGGACAAGAAGGTCACCTTCTACGTCTTCCTGAACATGGGCGTGCTCGCCGCGCTGGCCGGTCTGGTGGTCGCGGCCCGGCTGAACGCGGCCTCGCCGAAGGCGGGCCTGAACTTCGAACTGGAGGCGATCGCCGCGTCGTTCATCGGCGGCGCGTCCATGAGCGGCGGTGTCGGCACGGTGCTGGGCGCCATCATCGGCGGTCTCGTCCTCGGCGTGCTGAACAACGGCATGAACCTGCTGGGCGTCGGCTCCGACTGGCAGTCGGTGATCAAGGGGCTGGCGCTGCTCGCCGCGGTCGGTTTCGACGTCTGGAACAAGCGGCGGGGCGGTCGGTAGCCGCGCGGCGGCGGACCGGATCGTCGCGGGGCCCGGCGGTCAGGGGTTGTGCCAGGCCGCCGGGTCGTCGGCGAGCTGCCGCACCGGTTCCGGGAGCCGGTCGTGGGCGAGGTCGTCGAGGGTGACGCCTTCGAGGATCTTGCGGACGTTGGCGCGCAGCGCCACCCACAGCGGCAGCAGCGGCTCGGCGGCGCCGGTGTAGGCGAGGGCGCTGGGCCGCTCGCCGCGCACCGAGACGATGGGGCCCTCGACGGCGCGCACGACGTCGGCGACGGTGATGGTGTCGGCGGCGCGGGCGAGCAGATAGCCGCCGTTGCCGCCGCGCCGGCTGAGCACGATGCCGCCGCGCCGCAGATCGCTGAGGATGCCCTCCAGGAACTTGTGCGGGATGTCCTGGGCGGCGGCGATGCTCTCCGCCTTGACCGGTTCGGCGCCGCCGCGCACGGCCAGCTCCAGGCTCGCGCGCACGGCATAGTCGGCTCGGGCTGAAATCCTCATGCCGACATTGTCGGGGACGGTTCACGCTCCTCGGTCCGCTCGCCCTCGCCCCGCGCGGGCCTGGCGCGGCGGGTGCGCAGGGTCACGGCGGTGCCGACGGCCGCGAGCGCCACGCAGACCGCGACCAGCGGGGTGCCGGACACGCCCCACATGGCGAGTCCGGAGCCGGTGAGCAGCACGATCAGGGCCCAGCGCAGGGCGGGCCCGGAGACCCGGGTGGAGAGCAGGGCCCCCGCGACGACTCCGGGTATCGCGCCGATCAGCAGGGTGCCGGCGAGGCCGAGGGAGACGTCGCCGACGAGGAGGTGGCCGAGGGCCGCGGCGCCGACCAGCGGGACGGCCTGCACGAGGTCGGTGCCGACCAGGTGGTTCGCCCGGAGCCGGGGGTGGGCGAGCATCAGCATCACGATGATCAGGGATCCGGAGCCGACCGAGGTCATCCCGACCACGACCCCGCCGACCAGCCCGATCAGCAGCGTCGCCACCGGCCTGACCCGCACATCGGCGTCCTCCGCGTCGGCGGAGCCCATCCCGCGCCGCCGGTCGAGCCACATCCGGGCGAGCATGCCGGTCACCGCGAGCAGCAGGGCGCCGCCGATGACGTACTTGACCCGGGTCTGGAGGGTGTCGCCGTCGCCGAGCGCCCGCAGCAGCAGGGCTCCGCCGAAGGCGGCGGGCAGGGCGGTGGGCAGCAGCCAGCGGACGATGTCCCAGCGGATGGTGCCCGCTCTGTGGTGGACCGCGGCGCCGAACGGCTTCATGAACAGGGAGGTCGCCAGGTCGCTGCCGATGGCGGCGGTGGGGTTGACTCCGAAGAACATGACCATGATCGGGGTCATCAGGGCGCCACCGCCCATGCCGGTGAGTCCCACGGCGAGACCGACCAGGGCGCCGGCGAGGACGATCGTCCAGGAAAGATCCATGGCGGCCACTATGCACACCATCCCTAGGGAAAAGGTATGAATAGCGGCCCGGTCTCAGCACGTGGAATCGGCGGCCGGACACGGGTGCGGGCCGCGGCGCCCCCTCGCCGCGGCCCGCACCCCTTCACGGGGCGGCTGTCAGCCGGTGAACCCGCTCACGCCCTGGGGCGTGCCCCAGCCGGTCGGACCGTCGTAGCCGGTCTTCGCGGTGCACAGGTAGCTGCTGGAGCAGCTGCCGTTGTTGCCGGTCGTGACGTCGTTCAGCGCGGAGGTCCCGGCCTTGGCGTACGGGAACTTCGCCGGGTACGAGCCGGACGACGGGACGCCGCCGAGCGCGTAGACCGCCGCGATGATCGGCGAGGAGGCGCTGGTGCCGCCGAAGGTGTACCAGCCGGCGGTGATGCCGTACGAGTCGTAGACGGAGACGCCGGTGGCCGGGTCGGCGACGGCGGCGACGTCCGAGATCGTCCGCTTCGCGCAGCCGGTGTCGGTCTGCCAGGCCGGCTTGGTGTCGTAGGCCGAGCAGCCCGAGCCGGTGCCCTCGGTGCTGCTGGTCTTCCACACGGACTCGGTCCAGCCGCGGGTGGTGGAGGTGGCCTTGGTGAGGGCCGTGCCGCCGACCGAGGTGACGTAGCGGGAGGCCGCCGGGTACTCCGCGCCGTAGCCCTCGTCGCCCGCGCTCACGGTGATGGCGACGCCCGGGTGGTTGAAGTACGAGGAGTCGTAGGAGCTGTCCGATGAGGACTCGGAGCCGCCGTAGCTGTTCGACACGTACTTGGCGCCGAGGGTGACGGCCCGGTTCACGGCGGTGCCGAGGTTGGCCATCGACGCGGACTTGGCCTCGACGAGGAGGATGCTGCACTTCGGGCAGACCGCGCTCGCCATGTCGAGGTCGAGGGAGATCTCCTCGGCCCAGCCGCTGTCGGCGGTGGGCAGCGCGGTGGTGGAGCCGGTCTGGCTGACCTTCTTGAAGCAGCCGCCGGCCGAGGTGCAGGCCGGAAGACCGTAGTACGAGCGGTACTTGGCGAGGTCGGCCTCGGCGTTCGGGTCGTCGTAGGCGTCGACGATGGCGATCGTCTCACCGGCGCCCTTCGCCGCGGCGGCCGAGGTCAGCCCGTAGGCGGCCTGGAGGTCGCTCGGCCCGTACCCGGACGGGGTGGAGGCGTCGGCCGCGTCGGGGGCGGCGTGCCCGGCCTTGGCCCGCTGGACGGCGTACGCGGTGGTGCCGCTGGTCACCCGCTTCGCACCGCAGGCCATCTCGCCGGCCTTGGCGGGCTGGGAACAGGCTCGTTTCCAGGTGACGTGCGGGGTGGGCGAGCCGGCGGCGGCTCCGGCCTGGCCGGCGGCGCCGAGTCCGGCGAGGACGAGCGCCGCCGTGCCGAGCAGCGCGGCGCCGGTGCGGCGCCATCTGTGGGGGTGTGTGTCGCGCAACGTACTGCCTCCTGAGAAGGGTGGACAGGGGCGGTGCGGGTGCTGTGCGACCGCCGGTCCTGTGTCCCCGGCGGCCGCGACGATGCTTGCTTTGTTGCGCACACTTCAACAAGGGGCGGCGGGGACTCCAGAGCTCCGCTTTACCGAATCCGTCCGCTTCGACGGGACGTAGATAGGCGGTAGTTGACCGTGGTCACAGGAAACTCATGGTTTGGCGCCGCCCGGGTCACCCCAGGCGGATCACGTTCCAGGACAGCGGCTCCAGGGTCGCCCGCAGCGTGCCGCCGTCCAGAACGGTTCCCGTCGCCGCGTGCGGGGCCACCCGCCCGGGGTCGGTACGGGTGTTGCGGGCGTCCGGGTCGGCGTCGGCCAGGACCGAGTGCTCGGTGACCGAGGTCAGCTCCAGCCCGTTCAGGGCGACTTCGAGCGGCAGGGACTCCGTCTGACCGCGGTTGACGGCGAAGACGGTGACCGTGCCGTCGTCGGCGCGAACGGCCGTGGCGTGCAGCAGGTCGGCGGTGCCGTGGCGCGCGGTGTCGTACGTCGGCGAGTCGACGCGGACGTCGAGGACCTCGCCGCGGCCGTACCGCGCCGCCTGCGCGAACGGGAAGAACGTCGTCTGCCGCCAGGCCGGGCCGTCCGGCTCGGTCATGATCGGGGCGATGACGTTGACCAGTTGGGCGAGGCAGGCGACGGTGACCCGGTCGGCGTGGCGCAGCAGGGCGATCAGCAGCGAGCCGAGGACGACGGCGTCGGTGACCGAGTAGACGTCCTCCAGCAGGCGCGGGGCCTCGGGCCAGTCGAGCGCGGAGACCTCGGCGTCGGTGCGCGTCATGTACCAGACGTTCCACTCGTCGAAGGAGAGGTTGATCCTCTTCTTCGACTTGAGGCGGGCGCCGACGTGGTCGCAGGTCGCGACGACGTTCTCGATGAACGACTCCATGTCCACCGCGGAGGCGAGGAAGGAGTCGCGGTCGCCGTCGTGCTCCTCGTAGTAGGCGTGCAGCGAGATGAAGTCGACGAGGTCGTACGTCTCCTGGAGGACCGTCGACTCCCAGGCGGCGAAGGTGTCCATGCCCTGGCCGGAACTGCCGCACGCGACCAGTTCGACGTCCTTGTCTATCTGCCGCATGGCGCGGGCCGTCTCGGCCGCGATCCGGCCGTACTCCCCGGCCGTCTTGTGGCCGGTCTGCCAGGGGCCGTCCATCTCGTTGCCCAGGCACCACAGGCGGATGCCGAAGGGGTCCTTGTCGCCGTGTTCGGCGCGCAGGTCCGAAAGCGCGGTGCCCGAGGGGTGGTTGGCGTACTCCTGGAGTTCGATGGCCTCGGCGACGCCGCGCGTGCCGAGGTTCACCGCCATCATCGGCTCGGCCCGCGGGCCGATCTTCCGCAGGAACGCGATGTACTCGGACAGGCCGAACCGGTTCGGCTCGGTGGTGCGCCAGGCCAGGTCGAGGCGGCGCGGGCGGTCCTCGACGGGGCCGACGGAGTCCTCCCACTTGTAGCCGGAGACGAAGTTGCCGCCGGGATAGCGGATGACGGTGACGCCCAGTTCCCGTACGAGTTCGAGGACGTCGGTGCGCAGGCCCGCCTCGTCCGCGCTCGGGTGGTCCGGCTCGAAGATGCCGGTGTAGACGCAGCGGCCGAGGTGTTCCACGAACGACCCGAACAGGCGCGGATCGACCGTGCCGATCGTGAAGGCGGGGTCGAGGGTGAAGCGTGCGGTGCTCAAGGCGTTCCCTCCCTTTCGGAGTGCGGCTTTCGTCGTGGCCGAGCGCGCGGTTCCCCGCGCCCCTATCGGGGCTGCCCGAACGCGGGCTGCGGCAGGCCCTGGCCGATTCCCGGGAGGACCAGCAGCGAACCGGCCAGCGGGGAGGGGGCGTTCAGGCCCACCCGGGCCGACGAGACGTACAGGTCGCTCAGGTCCGGCCCGCCGAAGGCGCAGGCCGTGGGCCGCCGCACCGGCAGCGGCACGACACGGTCCAGGGCGCCGGACGGCGTGTAGCGGCGCAGAGCCCCGCCGTCCCACAGGGCCACCCAGACACAGCCGTCGGCGTCCACGGTGAGCCCGTCCGGGACACCCGCACCCTTCTCGACCGTCGCCAACTCCCGCCTGTCGCGCACGCGTTCGCCGTCCACGTCGAAGACGTCGATGCGGCCCGTCGCCGTGTCGACGTAGTACATGAGCGTGCCGTCGGGGCTCCAGCCGGTGCCGTTGGAGACGGTGACGTCGTCGAGGATCTCGGTCGCCGTGCCGTCGGGGGCCAGGCGGATCAGATTGCCGCCGCCCGGTGTCTCGTCGTACGCCATCGAGCCCGCCCACAGGGCGCCGTCGGGCGCGACCGCCGCGTCGTTCCCGCGGCGCCCGGGGACCGGCTCGCGGTGCAGCCAGCCGAAGGTGCCGTCGGGGCCGTAACGGGCCACGCCGTCGCGGAGGTTGACGACCAGACCGCCGCCCGCGCAGGGCTTGGCGGCGCCCACGTGCTGCTCGGTGGCCAGCACGGTGCGGCGGCCGCTGCCGGGCTCGTAGGTGTGCACGCGCGAGCCGAGGATGTCCACCCAGATCAGCCGCCCGGCGGCCGCGTCCCAGGTGGGGCCCTCGCCGAGTTCGGCGGTCTCGCGCACCGCCACCTCGGCCCTCACGGCGTGCCCCGGTGGCCGAGGCGCTCGGACAGATCGGCCGCGCCCTTCGCGGCGAGCTGGGCCAGCTCCTGCTCGCGGGCGTCCGTCCAGCGGATCATCGGTACGGAGATGGAGAGCGCGGCGACGACCCGGTTGGTGCGGTCGCGCACGGGCGCGGCGACGCAGCTCACGTCCGGGTTGGACTCGCGGCTCTCGACGGCGACCCCGCGCTCGCGGATCGCGTGCAGGGCCTCGCGCAGGACGGCCGGGTCGGTGACCGAGTTCTCCGTCATGGCCGCGAGCGGGGCGTCGTCCGGGATGCGGGCGGCCAGCTCGGGCTCGGGCAGGGACGCGAGGAGCATCTTGCCGACCGAGGTGCAGTGCGCGGGCAGCCGGCGCCCCGCCGCCGAGACCATCCGCACCGCGTGCGTGGAGTCGACCTTGGCGATGTAGATGACGTCGGTGCCTTCGAGGATCGCCACGTGTACCGTCTCGTCGCAGGTCTCGGCGACCGAGCGGGCGACCTGCTGGCCCTCGGCGGCGAGATCGAGCTGTTCCGCGTACCGGCTGCCGAGCTGGTAGGGCCGCACCCCGAGGCGGTAGCGCCCGGGCTCGCCGGGGACCTGCACGAGGTACGAACGGGCGGCGAGCGTGGTGACGAGCTCGTGGACCGTGGTGCGCGGCAGCTGGAGCTTGCGGACGATGTCGGGGGCGGACAGCGTGCCGTCCCCGTCGAGGAAGAGCTCCAGGATGTCCAGAGCCCGGGTCACGGCTGGTACGAGGCGTCCCACGACCGATCCCCTCCCTATGTTCGATATTTCAACTGATGATCGGTATGGCGAACACAGGCTATGCACAGCGCCCTTGACCGGGCAATGGGCCGACGCTGCGCGACCATGGAGGGCATGCCGCGCCCCACACCGTCATCAGGTCCCGCCGAGCCCTTCACACCGCTCCACTTCCAGCTGGTGCTGCTGCGCAGGATGGCCGACCACAACCCGGAGCTGGTCGAGACCGCCCGCGCCGACCTGGGCGTCTCCGTCGCCGACATGCGGGAGGCGAACCGCCGCTGGCAGGCCATGGTCCGCTCGCCCCGCGCGCGGGCGGCCGTCTCCCGCTACCGCTCGGTGCTCGGCGCCCCCGAGCGCACGCTGACCCGGCGCATCGGCGACATGGAGTGCGAGGCGCTGCTGTGGCCGGTGCCGCTCTGGCCCGACCTGCGCTTCGAGGTGCTGCTCTCGCCGCAGGGCGCGGTCTGGAACGACTGGCTGATCCGCGCCCCCGGCGCCCCGGGGCCGGTGCTGCGGACCCTCGACGACCTCGCCCCGTGGTCGTGCACGGTCGACGAGGCGGCCCGCGCCTTCGCCCCGGCCCGCCCGCTCGAAGGTTCGGCGCCGACCCGCTGGGGGCTGGCGTTCACGGCGCCGGACGCGTCGGGGACGCCGCGCGAGGTGCGGGCCGAGTTCACCTACGGGCTGCTCCAGCGCTGGACGCTCACTGGGCGGCCTTGAGGATCGCCTCGGCCACGGCCGGCAGGGAACCGGGGTGCACGGCGGCGAGGAACAGATTGGGCTCGACGAGTTCCAGCTCCATCACGCACGGGTGCCCGTCGGGCCCGTCGACCAGGTCCACGCGCGCGTACAGCAGCCGGTCCGCGCCGCCCGGCACGGCGGCCAACGCCCGCGCGGCGACGGCGTGTTCGGCTTCGGTGGGCTGCCACGGCTCCAGCCCGGGGTGCGCGACCTTACGGGCGTCGAAGGCGACTCCGGGGGTCAGGACGGCGCCCTTGCGTACGGAGTGCAGGAACTGCCCGCCGTAGAACAGCACGGCGCGCTCCCCGTTGAGGTCGATCCCGTCGACGTACGGCTGCACCATCGCGGTCAGCCCCTCGGCGTGCATGCGGACCAACTGCCGCAGCGCCGTGTCCCGTTCGGCCGGGGTGTAGCGGGCGGCGTACCGGGCGCCGGCGCCGGAGGCCGGTTTGACGACGTAGGCGCGGTCGTCCGGCAGGTCGGGGGTCTCGCCCGGCGCGACGTACGCGGTCGGCACGGTGGGCACTCCGGCGCGGGCGAGTTCGCCGAGGTAGCGCTTGTCGGTGTTCCAGTGGAGCACGTCCACGGGGTTCGCGAGCCGGGTGACGGCGGCGCACCGCGCGGCCCATCGCAGGAACTCCGCGCGGCGCCA is a genomic window containing:
- a CDS encoding SMP-30/gluconolactonase/LRE family protein, whose amino-acid sequence is MRAEVAVRETAELGEGPTWDAAAGRLIWVDILGSRVHTYEPGSGRRTVLATEQHVGAAKPCAGGGLVVNLRDGVARYGPDGTFGWLHREPVPGRRGNDAAVAPDGALWAGSMAYDETPGGGNLIRLAPDGTATEILDDVTVSNGTGWSPDGTLMYYVDTATGRIDVFDVDGERVRDRRELATVEKGAGVPDGLTVDADGCVWVALWDGGALRRYTPSGALDRVVPLPVRRPTACAFGGPDLSDLYVSSARVGLNAPSPLAGSLLVLPGIGQGLPQPAFGQPR
- a CDS encoding IclR family transcriptional regulator — translated: MGRLVPAVTRALDILELFLDGDGTLSAPDIVRKLQLPRTTVHELVTTLAARSYLVQVPGEPGRYRLGVRPYQLGSRYAEQLDLAAEGQQVARSVAETCDETVHVAILEGTDVIYIAKVDSTHAVRMVSAAGRRLPAHCTSVGKMLLASLPEPELAARIPDDAPLAAMTENSVTDPAVLREALHAIRERGVAVESRESNPDVSCVAAPVRDRTNRVVAALSISVPMIRWTDAREQELAQLAAKGAADLSERLGHRGTP